The Plantactinospora sp. KBS50 sequence GCGGCGACCCACGGTGGTAGCGGCTGGGTGGTCGCCCAGGAATCGGCCGGCTGCGCCGGGTCCCGACCCGCACCATCGGCGGGCGGTGCGCCGGGGTGCGCCGGCTCGACATCCTGCCGCGCCGGCGGCGCCTGCTGGAGCCAGGCCGGCACGGGCGGCGAGCCGGCCTGCGGCATCGCGGCGGTCGGGGGCTCGGCCACCGGGGGAGCGTTCCGCGCCACGTCCCGGGCCTCCGGATCGGTCTCCTCCTCCGGCGGCCAGAACGGCTCGCCGACCCGTCGAGGTCCCGACCCGCCCTGGCCGGGTACGTACACCCTGTCGTCGTGCGCCACGGATACCTCCCCCATCTCCATGCCGAGGATATGCCCGCCGGACAGCCCGGCACGATCACGGTCGATCGGCTACCCGACCCCGTCCGGGTCGAAAACCGCCCACGCCCCCGGCTCGACCCACCACGACCGCTTCCGGGTCAGTTCACCGGCGACGCCGTCGTCCAGGTAGGGCACCCGCTCGGTGCGCGGGTTGATCGCCACGGCCCGGCCCCGGCCGCGCCGGATCTCCAGCCGCACCCGGCGGCGCCGGGTCCAGCCGGAGCGCGTCAGCACCGGCACCGCCACCGCGACCTCCACCAGCCCGTCCGCCGGGTCCGCCCCGCGCAGCAGCGGCGCCCCCTCCACCTCGGCGTACCCGCCGGCGTTGCCGACCACGCAGGCCAGCACGCCCTCGTCGCCGGTGGACAGCACCGTGCCGTCCACCTCGACCCGACCCTGCCACGGGCGGGGAGCACCGGTCTCGTCGGCGCCACCGATCAAAGCGCCGTCCAGGGTCACCGAGCCGCCGTCGTTGCGCAGCAGGTCCAGCCGGCGTACCCGGCCGGCGAGCACCGCGCGGGCCACCTCCGCCGGGGTCCTGGGCAGACCGAGCTGGGCGATCAGGTCGGCCGGTCGGGATCCCGTCGCCCGCGCCGGCTCCAGCGGAAGCAGCCCGATGGCCGGCAGGTCCGCAACGGTGCGGTTGCCGGCCAGATCCGCGGGCCGCCGGCTGGGCGGCGGGGCGTACCGGCGGACCAGCCGGCGCAGCACGGCCCGCAACTGGCCGTCGCTCGCCGCGGCAACGACCAGCCGGGTCTTGCCGTCGTCGTCCGGCCAGGCGAGCCCGTCCGCCCGGGGCGGACCGTCCAGCCGGGCGAGTACCGCGTCGATCTCGGCGTCCGACCGGGCGGTCACCGTGCTCACCCGGGCGCCCGCCGCGCTGAGCGCGTCGGCGCAGGCCAGCACGGGTACCCGCGGGGCGTCGGCGCAGGCGTCACCGGTGCCCGGCCCGGCGGCGCAGGCGTCGTCGGCGCCGGCCGGGTGCGGGTCGCCGGCCCGTGCGTCGGCCGCGCCGGTACGCGGGTCGACCTCGCCGGTCCCGGCGCCGCAACAGACCCCGCTGCCGCAGCCGCCCGGCGCCGGGCGATCGGAGCCCAGGGCGAGCAGCACCACGTCGTACACGGCCGAGGGCCTCCTACCTGTTGGTCCGGCCCGTGCGGCTCAGACCCTCACTAGTTGTTAACCTGACTCACCGGGCTTGCCGCGCGGTCGCCACCTGGGCACCCGAGCCCCATGGAGGCGGGTTTTCACGATGCCAGCGATCGTGCTCATCGGTGCGCAGTGGGGCGACGAGGGCAAGGGCAAGGTTACCGACCTGCTCGGGAACCGGGTGCACTACGTCGTCCGCTTCTCGGGTGGCAACAACGCCGGCCACACCGTGGTCACCCCGGACGGCCAGAAGTACGCCCTGCACCTGATGCCCTCCGGCGCGCTGTCCCCGGACGCGGTGATCGTGATCGGCAACGGTGTGGTGGTCGATCCCAAGGTGCTGCTGGAGGAGATGGACGGGCTCGCCGCGCGTGGCGTGGACGTGTCCCGACTGCGGATCTCCGGCGACGCCCACCTGATCATGCCGCACCACCGTGCCCTGGACCGGGTCGTCGAGCGGTACCTCGGCTCCGCCCGGATCGGCACCACCGGCCGCGGCATCGGCCCCGCGTACGGCGACAAGGTCGCCCGGATGGGCATCCGGGTCCAGGACCTGCTCGACCCCGGCATCCTGGGCAAGAAGCTGGAGCTGGTGCTCCGCGAGAAGAACCAGATGCTGTTCAAGGTCTACAACCGCAAGGCGATCGACGTGGACGCGGTGACCGAGGAGTACCTCGGGTACGCGGCCCGGCTGCGGCCGTACATCGTCGAGACCCGGGCGCTGCTCTGGGACGCGCTGGACCGGGGCGAGAACGTCCTGCTGGAGGGCGCCCAGGCGACCATGCTGGACATGGACCACGGCACGTACCCCTTCGTCACCTCGTCGAACCCGACGGCCGGC is a genomic window containing:
- a CDS encoding adenylosuccinate synthase, whose product is MPAIVLIGAQWGDEGKGKVTDLLGNRVHYVVRFSGGNNAGHTVVTPDGQKYALHLMPSGALSPDAVIVIGNGVVVDPKVLLEEMDGLAARGVDVSRLRISGDAHLIMPHHRALDRVVERYLGSARIGTTGRGIGPAYGDKVARMGIRVQDLLDPGILGKKLELVLREKNQMLFKVYNRKAIDVDAVTEEYLGYAARLRPYIVETRALLWDALDRGENVLLEGAQATMLDMDHGTYPFVTSSNPTAGGACVGAGIPPTAIDQVIAVSKAYTTRVGAGPFPTELFDANGEHLRKIGVEYGTTTGRERRCGWFDAVVARYACRLNGVTDLVVTKLDVLTGLDKVPICVGYEIAGERVDDMPMTQTAFHHATPVYEELDGWWEDITKIRSWDELPVNARRYIERIEQLCGARVSVIGVGPGRDENVVRHPLLP